Within the Miscanthus floridulus cultivar M001 chromosome 17, ASM1932011v1, whole genome shotgun sequence genome, the region ACTAGGAAATTACTCTCTCTATATATCTGTGGTGTCCCATTTGCAAAAGGTATAGTGATTTGCCATTCGATAGTCTGTACAACAGATTACTGCTGTTTAGGCCGTAAGCCTGTAACTCATATTTACCTCAAGAGCAGCTGTTCTTGAGACCGTGGTAGTGTATGGCAGGTAACCTTGAAATATTTCAATACATCTTCAAAGGTCTGCAAACAGAAACCATGTTACAAGTCATAACTCGCAAGGACCATATAACACGTTGTAGACGGTAGCATGAATGAACATCCAAAAGTACAGTAAAAAGCAGTGTTTTAGCACACTTCTGGATTTACTCAATTTGCTAGCACATAGCAGCGAATGATTTCCCATGAATAAACTAGTTGGTCAACCACAGTAAATTGCCTGAGAACTATTAGAAGGAAGAATTACAAAGTTTAAAGGTGAGACATATCACCTTTGCATCGAATCCCAATGAGCTAATGTACCCCTTGACATCATCTGATAACAAGTAGTTGGGGTCCAGGTCAAAATAGCTGAAGAAATTCTCTGCTGGGAATTTCTCTGCGGTCAAATTGTCCCATAGATACTTGTAACACATCAGTTGAAGCCTGTCATAATCGGATAATCATCTATCATACAAACTTCATAGATGCTATCATTCTCCCATGTTCTTCAAGAGCATTCTACCATCTTATTACTGTGAGGCAAAACATTAAAACTTGAAGATAGCGACATATGCTACTAATCATATGGATTTTGTTTCTAAACAGTAACACTCATCAATGTCTTAAAAAAGATTGCACATTAATATGATACATTTTTAATGGCACAAATACAAAGGAACAACATGTGTACAGTCTGTTGTAAGAAAGCGCACTTGCCCAGTACCaccaaatttaagcagtgttccaCATTCATATACTGAATGATTGACCTAAGAGTTGTTGCTTAAAACAAAACTAACTAAAAACCATAGTTAGCAACAATAGGAACCTGTAGTAAACTGAGCGATCACACGGTTGGTAGAGATTCCAGTTGAGAGGCTGCACACTCAGGCTTCATCCCAGGTGTCATGGTTGTGTGAGTACCTCAGTAAAGAGTTTGATACTCCCATTTCTTAAGACAAAGCCAAATGGATCTCTCTAGGTACAAAGATAGATTTGCATAAACAATACACTCTAGCAATTAATCCCTTTTTTGGGTACTGAAGCTATGATTGGACAATGGTAAACGGGCCAAAAGAGCATTAATACAAGTCCATGCAATTTCAGATCAAAGCAGAAGTCACTTGAAGGGAATCCACTATTCTAGGGAACATACTTGCCGCACGACATAATTGCCATTCTCTAGGTGAAATGGTTAGGAAAGCAAAGTGTAAGGAGCAGACCTTCCATTTCTTTTTTGTGCTTCTGATGGAACTGTTCGCGTGGAACGTGTCTTTGTATCCACCAGCATGGGTTGCAATGGAATGCCAACCGTGGGCATTTGGATTTCATCTATAATTCCTATCATCCATGAACCTTCGACAACCCCAATCCTGCAACAACATGATTTACTATCAGACCTACTGAGTAGGATGCTCCCTAAGATGGAAAGCATCATATATACTTTGGAAACCAACAACATAGCAGAGTATTTCCATCGGTACACAGTATTGGTTTGCAGTTGCACAGAGAAGAGGCGAAGCTGCTGGGGCTTACACTGGAATTTCCCGTGTCATGCCCTCGAACATTAGCTGGTTTGTTCCCACGATGAAGTTCATGAATTTTACTGCCCATAGTTCTTCCGCAGATCTAATGGCAACGTCCACTCTCTCAACAACCTGTTCGAAAAGGAAACAGGTCGGGATGAGATTCGTTCGGAGAAACTTTCATGGTGAAATCATGGTGGAAAAGGCAAAGCATTCCGCTTGGAAGAATCAGAAATGTTGGCTCACCTCTTGCTCGAGCTGGGCATGGCGGTCCAAACCGACCTTCATGGCCACGGTCTTTTCCGGCTTGCCCCGTTCGAGCACGAACTCCATCTGCTTCTCGCACCATTCCTGCAGCAAGAAGTACGGTCACCACCAGAATCACTCGACACGAGCACATCTGATCTGGCCAGAAGACAAGACAACGAAATGCGAAAGGCGCGAGCTTTGGGCGGCGGCGTCACCGTGGCAGTGATATCGGTGACGGCGAGGGCGCGGCGCTCCCGGAACCGAGCGAGCCGAGACCTACGCGGCAGAGGCGTGTCCTCGATGTCGCCGGCGGCGGGCGGGTACGCCGCGCAGGAGAGCGGGACGGCGGCGCGGCGGGCCGCTGCGGAGAGGAGGGGGCGTGcccccgccgcggcggcggcgagcgcggcaTCGATGAGCGCCATCTCCTCGTCGCTGACGATGTCCACGGGGAACTCCTCTGTCCCGGGGCGCgccgcggcggaggaggaggagggggagggggaggcgtGGTGCATCGGAGCTGGAGGAGGAAGCGAGGAAGCGGGGAAGCCGCCAGATGTGGGCCCCCACCTGGCAGCGCGGAACCGGCGGCGATCGGCCGCTTGCCTCGCGACTAGCGCAACGGCACGGCAGCGTTCAACCACCCAGGCCGCCCAGTAACAACTAACGTGTGGGGTCGGCCGGTTGCCCTCTGCGTCGTCTCCGACTCTCCGTCGCTAACCCCGGGGGAAGAAGAAACGGAAACATCCGAAATTCCGCCATCGAATTCTTCTTTTCTTTACCCGGTTCTTCGTTTGACGCAACTGTTGGCCTCGCACGTATTTTTGAAATATATATACTCGTGCCATTTTGAAATGCTAATTCTTGTCTATGAACCACTAGTAGATAGATTCGTTTTTGCAAAATGTGTACGGAACTATGGACATTGTCATTTATgctccctctatttcaaattataattcTTTGTGGCTTTCTTGGATCATACGCCCTATTCGTTTGGGTTTGttgggctgataagccatggctgaaagtactgttgactgatttggtgtaaaaaaaataatattcgttggctgaaaaagtaccgCTTATAAACCAatcaagcccaaacgaacagagcgTGTGTCCATGCTCGCTGCAGATTTTCAAACTGCAGCTGCAGACTGTGGTTGCAAACGGTGAATTGTTATCTATCTAACGTAGATACTGCGTCCAATAGCCTACGGTTGTAGCCAAAAAATCTGCTGCGAGCAGGCTGAGTATGTATCTAAAAGACCAaattaacttataatttggaacacgGAGATATTTCTTATGGTTTATAAATGCAACATTTTAACCGCTAATGAAATTGTAGGATAAATGGCCATGGCCTAATACTCTCTTCTCCAAAAAAAAATATGCAATTCTCATTTTATTTTCTGATGAATCAAAGAATTTTTAAGACTCTATTGTATTTGGATCCCTAGAGCTAATACGAAATAGTTCGGTACTAATAATTAGTTCCTTTAGATGTGAACAAATCTAACTAACAGTCTTGCTAATTGTTACTTAAATATTCTACTAACAAGCATTTTTACTAGTTGGGTCAAATAAGCTAAAAACAACTAATAGTTAGCTAGTTATATCAAATAAGGTCTTGGTTGGATCTATTAGCTATAATAGTTAGGTAGCTAATATTTCATAGGGGATATTAGTTATTACTAGTTCGTAGCTAATAGTATTAGCTAGTTTAATCTAGGTAGTGAAATAGTTGTAAGTTAGATATTCAACTAACAAATAGTTAAACTATAAGTTAGACCTGTTTGAATCTAAGGAGTTAACTATTCTGTTTGGATCTATAGAGCTAAAAGCTATATAACTAATAGTTCGTAGCTAGTATTAGGTAGCTAATTATTAGTTGGTTTGAGCCAACTAGTAAGATAGTTGTTGGCTAGCTATTAACTAACAATTAGCTAGATCCATTTAGATCCAAAGGAGCTAACTATTAATTTATGGATCCAAATAGAATCTACGCACTATTAGATtggttaaatatatttttatagtaaatctaTTTGGAGCCATAAATGTTGATATTTTTATGAATAGGTCAAACTTGAGAACATTTGGCTAGTATCAAACATAGAATTGCAAATTTTTGTATGGATGGCCTTTTTTTCAAAATATGTAATCCCTCTGTACTGAAAAAAGTAATTATAATTATGGAATCCGTGTTAGTCAAACTAGCTCAGGTTTAACCaattttatagtaaatagtattagtatttatgtctccaaataaatttggtATGAGAATATATTCTATAAATATTttttatcataaatgttagtattttttacaATTTTATCAAAATTCAAAATATTTGATTTCTCAAAAgtcgagaattgcattctttctaAGACAGAGGAGTATACTTATGCCATTTTTGTAATGCTAATTCCTCCATATGAACTAGATACATTCGTTTTTGTGGAACAATGGAAATGCAAAATCTGTAAACTCGAGCCCTGCAAGATGTGAAACGACTTTCCAAATGTATATCCGGCTTATTTTCAGTTTCAAATATACAAGAATAACGCACGAAAAGAAGACAACGAGAATTGGTTTCCACGAAAAGAAGACGATGGTAAAGTTGAAGATAAATCAACTATAGTAATTATATAGTGACTGAAAGCTGACTTGTTCGACTTATTTTTTTCAGCCGGGaccgtgttttcctctcacaaaaaaTTAGTATGAACAGTGAAAATCAGCACGAACAGTAGCACTTTCAGTCTAGCCGAACACTGCCTTGATTCGTCGAATCCCCGTTGTGATCGATGCCCTTTTAACACAATGATCTTGACTTTGATACGCATTACTGATTTGGTCAGTAGTATTAGTAGCTAACCACCTTTATTCACCACTGACTATACTCTTGCTCTCTTAATTTCTTACCTTCATTTATATAATTTATTTGATCGGATAAATTCTTATATATTAATATTTCTAAATTTCAACATTTTACATTTGCTCCTATGGTAGTACATTTATTTTGTCACCCTCCTTAATGGCCAGCTGTTGACTTTATTAATAATCTAGATCGAGTCATAGGCGCTCACATCAACTTCACCCTAACCAAATCAACCTCACAATCAGAGGCAAAGCTAGCAATTTTGACAGGGAGTGGAGGGGCATTGTCAACAACAAAAAAAGAATTGTATGCATGCATAATCTCTACTTTAACAAAAATAACAATACTTATACTATTTTATTATTTGGATATATGTATGTTTTGCACTACAAAAGGCTAATCTACTTAATAAATATCTTAATTGGTGTAATAATTAGAGGGGATGTTAAGGGAAATTTGCAACCTTAGGAGCTGTTTGGCCCTCACTTGCCCCTTCCCTATGCTTCTGTTCACAATATTTGAACTCAGCGACGACTGCATCAATCTCGGATAGCTCCTGGGCGTGGAGACTATTGGAGCCTCAAGCCATAGCGCTTGGTCCCCGCTCTCACGGTGTCGGTGTAGGTGGATATCGTGATGATCACCGCGGCCCTCTAATTTGGAGCATTGATCTAGTACTCCATTCCCCCTCCACTGGTCTCCACCTCCACCATCAGCGGCGCGTCCATCTTAAAGCTCATGGCCCCATGGAGGCAAACCAATTGCTCTAGATGTCTCAGTAAAGAGGAAAGAGAGCACGTGTGATAGATAATACTCGCTTCATCTCATAATTTGGAATTGAGGGAGTATTGTTTAACCTATACGAGCAGTCCATACACTTATGTTATTGAGCTATCTTTCGACGTCTTGAAGGAAAAGGCGTATGATGAAGGAAATCCCGAGCTCCTATACTCTTACTCATAAGCATATCATTCTTGCATGTAAGACGTTGCATAACTTTATTTGTGATAACAATTTGCATGATAGGAAGTTCGATAGATGTGATGCTGACGAGGAGTACATCTAAGCAACTCTGTGACACAAGCACAAGGAGATGAGAGTTCAGATGGAGATAATGCGGATACCATGAGTACCATTCAACGATGTGTTGGTTAGTGCGAGAGGAAGACAATTATGTCGACGAGGACATGCTTGTATATCTTTTGTAACTTTCTATCATCCTATTTACAGGGACTTGAT harbors:
- the LOC136517620 gene encoding exonuclease V, chloroplastic-like, which gives rise to MHHASPSPSSSSAAARPGTEEFPVDIVSDEEMALIDAALAAAAAGARPLLSAAARRAAVPLSCAAYPPAAGDIEDTPLPRRSRLARFRERRALAVTDITATEWCEKQMEFVLERGKPEKTVAMKVGLDRHAQLEQEVVERVDVAIRSAEELWAVKFMNFIVGTNQLMFEGMTREIPVIGVVEGSWMIGIIDEIQMPTVGIPLQPMLVDTKTRSTRTVPSEAQKRNGRLQLMCYKYLWDNLTAEKFPAENFFSYFDLDPNYLLSDDVKGYISSLGFDAKTFEDVLKYFKVTCHTLPRSQEQLLLRYELQEDHSLLEEYRFTYDARWFKDQIQEVLSFWIGSREPKFVAEEERWKCRFCKFVSDCPMIASIPRC